A single window of Gossypium arboreum isolate Shixiya-1 chromosome 13, ASM2569848v2, whole genome shotgun sequence DNA harbors:
- the LOC108464296 gene encoding F-box protein SKIP22-like encodes MKLRLRNHESRETLRIQLLSPCSFLQLQETLSLSLPPPHPPPSSLRFSLNANDLLLPPSPHASLHSLGVAAGDLLYFSSNPTAFSAVSVTQMDDPNQVPDNNKNQETQMQELPQFEEPKSKDPEISPETMDIDASALSERLSEPYFLRKVLGEELGDSGCIHKLLAISVHAVLLESGFVGIDPISGLRTDRFHLPDEFPFPVSFHYSLPELLRSNLTDDVVLKFQTLGHFFQVYGSLFKGSSLYKLSLDETRFAPTLNLVWENCDKNVAMNDKKDGSFVSYPESEVFEFWKIVKDGLALPLLIDLCDKTGLALPVCLIRLPAELKVKILELLPGADIAKMECVCSEMRYLASNNDLWKQKFKEEFGCTSGTVAMGNWKKMFISCWESRKKRNRAITRWQGFARVDNRPLYFPIWRDPNPFFPSFGVPHVIGGEHDASPFVAPHPYMPCVHQHPFRGRQNFRHRCNHGDRQNDA; translated from the coding sequence ATGAAACTGAGACTGAGAAATCATGAATCCAGAGAAACCCTGAGAATCCAACTCCTATCTCCTTGTTCTTTTCTTCAACTCCAGGAAACCCTTTCCCTCTCCCTCCCTCCGCCCCATCCTCCTCCCTCTTCCCTCCGTTTTTCCCTCAACGCCAACGATTTGCTCCTCCCGCCCTCCCCTCACGCTTCCCTCCATTCCCTCGGCGTAGCTGCCGGCGACCTTCTTTATTTCTCCTCCAATCCCACCGCTTTTTCCGCTGTTTCAGTAACCCAAATGGATGACCCCAATCAGGTGCCGGACAACAACAAGAATCAAGAGACCCAAATGCAAGAATTACCTCAATTTGAAGAACCCAAGTCGAAAGATCCCGAAATTTCTCCAGAAACTATGGACATCGATGCCTCTGCCCTTAGCGAAAGGTTGTCGGAGCCCTACTTCTTGAGGAAGGTTTTGGGGGAAGAGCTGGGTGATAGTGGCTGCATTCACAAGCTGTTGGCGATTTCGGTCCACGCCGTTTTACTTGAGTCGGGTTTCGTGGGGATCGATCCAATTTCGGGGCTCCGAACCGATCGGTTTCATTTGCCAGATGAGTTTCCTTTTCCTGTCTCATTTCACTATTCCCTACCTGAACTGTTGAGGTCTAATTTGACTGATGATGTAGTTTTAAAGTTTCAGACTTTAGGCCATTTCTTTCAGGTTTATGGGTCTTTGTTTAAGGGTTCAAGTTTATATAAATTGTCTCTGGATGAAACTAGGTTTGCTCCAACTCTGAATTTAGTGTGGGAAAATTGTGATAAAAATGTTGCTATGAATGATAAGAAAGATGGGTCTTTTGTTTCGTATCCTGAGAGTgaagttttcgagttttggaagaTTGTTAAAGATGGGCTTGCATTGCCATTGTTAATAGATCTCTGTGATAAGACTGGTTTGGCCCTTCCGGTTTGTTTGATTCGTCTCCCAGCCGAGTTAAAGGTCAAGATCCTGGAGTTGTTGCCCGGTGCCGATATCGCGAAGATGGAATGTGTTTGCTCGGAGATGCGATACCTGGCTTCGAACAATGATCTGTGGAAGCAGAAATTTAAAGAAGAGTTTGGGTGTACGTCAGGAACTGTAGCAATGGGGAACTGGAAAAAAATGTTTATTTCATGTTGGGAGAGTAGGAAGAAGCGAAATCGGGCGATTACGAGGTGGCAAGGGTTTGCTCGTGTTGATAATAGACCGCTATACTTCCCGATTTGGAGAGATCCCAATCCATTCTTTCCTTCATTCGGGGTTCCTCACGTAATTGGAGGTGAGCACGATGCATCACCATTTGTTGCTCCTCATCCTTACATGCCCTGTGTTCATCAACATCCATTTCGAGGGCGACAGAATTTCAGACATCGCTGCAATCACGGAGACAGGCAGAATGATGCATAG